TTCATTGATGAACATAAATTTTCAGGAAACTGGACTTCTTCATTATCTGATAATATCTTTTGTATCTGTTTCTTTCATTTGCTTTTTTATAATGATGGCATTATTTTCCTTAAATAAATTTGGCTTTGAGTTCAAATACAGATTCAAAGAATGATGTATAGGAGAGGTACCTGGAAATATCTCCTGGAAAAGGGATAAAAAGGCACTTTCTCTTAAAGTTTTATACATACAGATGTGTTGGGTCCGGAGTGAAATCTTTCTTGCTCAATCTTTCAAGGGCTTTTTCAAAGTCTTTACCACTGACAATTTCCCTATCTTCTATGATTGCCTGATGAAGGGCGGTTTTAAGGATTTTTTCGACAATGTCCCTGCCTGAAAGCCCTTTAGCTTTCTTTGCAAGTGTCTGGAAATCAAATTCCTCTACCTTCAGAGGGAACGTCTTCACATTTGATTCCAGTATATGAATGATTTCTTTTTCCTCCGGAAGGACAAACTCAATCTCTTCTTCAAACCTGCTTCTCACAGCAGAGTCCAGGGAATTGACACGGTTTGTTGAACAGATGGTACAGACTCCGTCGCGTTCAACTATACCATCCATTTCTGTCAGAAGGGCATTTACGATCTCGCTGACGTCTCCTCTGAGCTCCTGAAATCGCCTGTCCAGGGCAATGGCATCAAGTTCGTCAATGAAGATTATACAGGGAGACATCTCTTCTGCCCGGTCATAGAGTTGATGGATCTGACGGGCTCCGTCTCCGACATATTCCCCTATTAGCTGGGTAGCCTTGACCGGAATGATCGGCACATCGGTCTTGCTTGCAAGGGCTTTTGCAAGCATGGTTTTTCCAGTGCCGGAGGGTCCAAAGAACAGAATGTTTCTTGGTGCCCATTTCCCAAAACGTTCGGGCTCTTCCAGGAAGCGTTCGATTAGCCTGCATTTCTGTTTTGCAAGTTTCTGTCCTATCACATCTTCAAATCTAACATCACTTTTTATCTCTTCAGAGGAAGAAATTCCATTTTCCTCTTCGGTTACGATAATTGATGTTGAGTTCCCTATCAGGGATTCTGCAGGTTCCACATCTATAATGCGGTATGCAAAGTCAGGAAACATTCTCCTGTCAAAGAGATAATCTCCTTTGCGGGCAACATATCCGTTCCATTGTTCCCGTGCATAGAATTCAAAAACATCCCTGTTTTCAATAACAGGATATTCTTCCATCATGCCGCTTAGAGGATATCCTTCAGGCTTCAGAATAAGAAGTTCGGATGTGGATTTCCCGAACTCGGTAGTGTTCTCGTGAATTTTTTTCGCGTTCACTCTTTGTGAGATCGGTCGCACTTTGTTATCAACTCGAATACTTTTCTATACCTTATAGTAACCTGAAGAGCTAATAAAATTAACCCTATGAACCATTCTGGATATTCGATTACGAAAGCCTCATCCTGACTACGCAGAAATAAACCCGGTTACTGAAAATCATTCATGAAAGACATTATTTCCCTGCCGTTTATTTATATAATACAGTCTGACTTCAGGTAACCATATATATTCATATATTTAATGTAATGTACAGATGTGTATGTCCTAAAGGATTTTTTTCCCTGTATGTAAAATATTTATAGGAGTAGGAAATAAGAGTTTATTGTTTAAAATTTGCTTGAACAACCGTTTATGCAGGCTTTGAATAATATTTCTTTGAGTAAACAGGTTTCCATAATGGATTATTTAGCAAATCCCTTAAGTCTATTCATTTGAAGTACAAGTCAACTACCCCTGAGATAAAGACTCAGAGGTTTTATGCTAAGGGTTTATGAAGTTGATCAAAGGGAAAGCTAATATATTAAAGTATTAATATAAATATTTTAATTATCTAATTATAATTATTCTCACGAATAGTTATAAGCTAGCAATTATTTACCAGTGTGTTACCAATTAATCTATTTGTATGGTAATACTGTGTATGTAATATAGAAATCTAAATAATGTAAAAAATCTTAAGCATCTAACTAAGTTAGTTCTAGAGTATGATTTATATGTTTACTATGGAGAATACGGACGGTTTCGACCAAAAAACTCTTGACAAGATGAACGCTGAAGTCAAAAAGACTATGAACAAGCACGACCCAAAGTCGAAAGATTATAAGAAAATCTGCGAACAGGTTGAAGACCAGGTCTTCGACAAGTACTGTTCTGAGGTGTTCAGACCCTCTCTTAAACTTTAAATCTTGCCGCTGGATAATACTTATCCCGGTAAGTTTTTTATTTTTCGATTTTAACTCTTTTTGCCAGGTTTTTATTTATATTGAGAACTTTTTTATATCCCTGTTACTTATTTTCAACCATGGTTTATTGGAAAAATAGGGCTATAGGTTCCCTTCTGGTTGTGCTTTTACTTGTTTATTCCGCAGGTGCGGCTTCCGGTGCGGGTAACGTTACAGCAGCTGAAACTTTTACGACTTCTTTTAATTCCAGTGCGGAGAACGACCTTTTTTCGGAATTAAGTGCGCAGATGGAGCTTTATAACGAGAATTTTGATAATGTCCCCTCACTTGTTAAACGGCTTGTGGCAAGTGAAGAGGTTGCGGGAAGAATTGAACTTGAGAGTGGTGAGATGCTCTACGTAACTGCACTTATGAGGGGTGGGGAAGTAGGAGATTTTTACAGGTATGACACTCCCAATGATCCAAATTCAAAGTTTGGTCCTTCCATAACTGTAGAATCCGACGAAGAGACTATAAGAGAGATACTTGATTCGGATGATCCTTTAAGAAAAGCTGTAGAGCAGATGAATGAAGGCTCTCTTGATGTAGAAGTGGAAGGTTTCTTCCGAAAAACAGTGTTCTGGAGCATAAAGCAGCTTTATTCCTGAACCCGATAGAATTGATTCAAATAAAATCTGTAAATTCAAATAAAATATATAAATTCAAATAAAATATATAAATTCAAAAAAGAAATCTCGGGATTCCCCTTCCTATGCCGCCAGGGAAAAGGAGGGGGTCCTGCTTCGTTTTCTGACTTTGATACCGGGATCAGTGTTTTACTACTTCTCCGGGAAGGGTGACTCTTCCTTTTTGTATTATCACGCCTATATTTATGCTCGTATTGATGCCTGTATGCACATCATCTCCCATAATCACACCGAGTTTTCTTCTGCCGGAGTCAAGAATCCTGCCTTTCAGCATTACCTTTATGTTCTTCCCGTCGTGACGGAGGTTTGCAACCTTCGTACCGGCTCCAAAATTACAGCGGTTCCCGATGACGCTGTCCCCTACGTAACTCAGGTGTCCGATATGAGTGCCTTCCATGACAATTGTGTTTTTTAACTCCACGGCGTTTCCTATCCTTACACTGTTGCCTATTGCAGTTGAAGGGCGAATAAAACAGTTGGGTCCTATATCGCAGTTATTACCTATTATTACAGGCCCTTCGATATAGGAACCGTTCCGGATGAGGGTACCTTTCCCGATTGCAACTTCCCCTTTTATGGTTGCATTTGGTTCCACGGTACCTTCGCAGCTGCCCTTGAGGTCTTTTAAAAGGTGTTCGTTTGCTTTCAGGAGGTCCCAGGGATATCCGATGTCAATCCACCTGCCTTCGAGGGAGCTGTAGCCCACAGGTGCCCCGCTGTCGATCAGCATCTGGATGGAGTCTGTAATCTCAAGTTCTCTTCTCACAGAGGGCTGGGTTTTGTCAATGAAATCAAAAATGGACTCTCTGAATAGGTAAACCCCGGCATTTGCAAGATTGGTCGGGGGGGTTTTCGGCTTTTCAATTATCCTGACCACTTTATCATTTTCGGTCTCAAGCACTCCGAAATCCGAGGGGTTTTCTACCTCTTTTACGCAGATGATAGCCTCTTCTTTTCTTGAAACCAGGGATTTTAAGTCCTCCTGTCCTATGAGCATGTCTCCGTTAAGTACGAGGAATGCTCCTTCAACGTACTCTCTGGCATAACCTATAGCATCTGCAGTCCCAAGCTGCTTTTTTTGCTGCACATATTCAATGCTCACCCCCCATTTGCTTCCGTCCCCGAAATGAGCTTTTATTTGTTCTTCCAGGTATCCCGTAATGAAGACAAAACCCTCGATTCCTGCTTCTACGGCTGCGTTCAGGATATGTTCAAGTATCGGTTTGTTTGCAACCCGAAGCATTACTTTCGGGCAGTCGGAGGTGAGAGGTTCCATCCTTGTGCCTTTGCCTGCCACAAGGACAACTGCTTTCATTTAAGCGCCTCCTTCACTATTTTTTCTGCCATGTCGTATATCTCCTCTACGTTTTTCCGGGCTTCTGCCGTAATTCTTACTTTTGCCTCCGTACCCGAGGGGCGGACCAGCACCCAGCCGTTTTTGAGTTCCACGCGGATCCCGTCAATGTCAAGGATTTTCCCAAGGGGTTCAAGCCTTGTTTTTACCTTTTCCATGAACTCTGCTTTCTTTTCGTTTGCACATGGAAGAGCACCCCTTTTTGTAGCGTAAACAGGAAGTTCCGCCCTGAGCTCACTTAACTTCTTTTCTCTGACAATCTCAACAAGCTTTGCAGCTGCATAGATCCCATCAGGGCAATAGGAAATCTTCGGGAAAATCCAGCTGCCTGAAGGCTCTCCACCGTAGATGGCTCCGTACTGCTTTATGCCCTCTGCAACATAGACATCCCCAACTCTTGTCCTTATGATTTCAGAACCTACAAGATAATCACCCACCATCATGGAGGTGTCCACAGGCACG
The Methanosarcina sp. WWM596 DNA segment above includes these coding regions:
- a CDS encoding AAA family ATPase, with translation MRPISQRVNAKKIHENTTEFGKSTSELLILKPEGYPLSGMMEEYPVIENRDVFEFYAREQWNGYVARKGDYLFDRRMFPDFAYRIIDVEPAESLIGNSTSIIVTEEENGISSSEEIKSDVRFEDVIGQKLAKQKCRLIERFLEEPERFGKWAPRNILFFGPSGTGKTMLAKALASKTDVPIIPVKATQLIGEYVGDGARQIHQLYDRAEEMSPCIIFIDELDAIALDRRFQELRGDVSEIVNALLTEMDGIVERDGVCTICSTNRVNSLDSAVRSRFEEEIEFVLPEEKEIIHILESNVKTFPLKVEEFDFQTLAKKAKGLSGRDIVEKILKTALHQAIIEDREIVSGKDFEKALERLSKKDFTPDPTHLYV
- the glmU gene encoding bifunctional sugar-1-phosphate nucleotidylyltransferase/acetyltransferase — translated: MKAVVLVAGKGTRMEPLTSDCPKVMLRVANKPILEHILNAAVEAGIEGFVFITGYLEEQIKAHFGDGSKWGVSIEYVQQKKQLGTADAIGYAREYVEGAFLVLNGDMLIGQEDLKSLVSRKEEAIICVKEVENPSDFGVLETENDKVVRIIEKPKTPPTNLANAGVYLFRESIFDFIDKTQPSVRRELEITDSIQMLIDSGAPVGYSSLEGRWIDIGYPWDLLKANEHLLKDLKGSCEGTVEPNATIKGEVAIGKGTLIRNGSYIEGPVIIGNNCDIGPNCFIRPSTAIGNSVRIGNAVELKNTIVMEGTHIGHLSYVGDSVIGNRCNFGAGTKVANLRHDGKNIKVMLKGRILDSGRRKLGVIMGDDVHTGINTSINIGVIIQKGRVTLPGEVVKH